From a region of the Pectobacterium aquaticum genome:
- a CDS encoding ABC transporter ATP-binding protein produces the protein MTDIMHAGAATAPGNAPRPVLEIDDLSVSFSGRSGTHQALKGISFTVNKGEVVAVVGESGSGKSVTSLAVMGLLADSANIERGALRFTARDGQQHDLLSMKAEARRKLRGRDLAMIFQEPMTSLNPVLKVGDQLTEALLDHKICDAASADKKARELLHKVRIADVDRVMKSYPHSLSGGMRQRVMIAQALACDPQLLIADEPTTALDVTVQARILQILRDLQQQSDMAVLFITHDMGVVAEIADRVVVMYRGEIVEQGTVEQIFAAPQHPYTQSLLAAVPKLGDMRDSLWPKRFPLLGQAADPENSEQVTARYDAEPLLDIRGLSVYYPMRSGILSTITHHVHAVEQIDFNVWPGETLAIVGESGCGKSTTGRALLRLVQSQAESIHFQGNEISQMKERDFQPLRREMQMVFQDPYASLNPRLTVGFTIAEPLLLHGLVKSLEEATPQVQALLKSVGLLPEHARRYPHEFSGGQRQRIAIARAMALQPQVIIADEAVSALDVSIQAQVVNLMMDLQKKTGVSWIFISHDMAVVERIANRVAVMYLGQIVEIGPRQSVFNDPQHPYTRRLLASVPIADPTRRGARQFDDSEIPSPLRKAGEAVAKTRYREVAPQHWVADNESAA, from the coding sequence ATGACGGATATCATGCACGCGGGTGCCGCCACAGCACCCGGTAACGCCCCCAGACCTGTACTGGAAATCGACGATCTGAGCGTCAGCTTTAGTGGCCGTTCCGGTACGCATCAGGCGCTAAAAGGCATTTCCTTTACCGTGAATAAAGGGGAAGTGGTCGCCGTGGTCGGCGAAAGTGGTTCAGGCAAGTCCGTGACGTCACTCGCCGTGATGGGGCTGCTGGCGGACTCTGCCAACATCGAACGCGGTGCGCTACGTTTCACCGCACGCGACGGCCAACAGCATGACCTGCTGAGTATGAAAGCAGAAGCGCGTCGTAAGCTACGCGGTCGCGATCTCGCGATGATTTTTCAGGAACCGATGACCTCGCTTAATCCGGTGCTGAAAGTCGGCGATCAGCTCACCGAAGCCCTGCTTGACCACAAAATCTGCGATGCCGCCAGCGCGGACAAAAAAGCCCGTGAGCTGCTGCACAAGGTGCGCATCGCAGACGTCGATCGCGTGATGAAAAGCTACCCGCACTCGCTGTCCGGCGGGATGCGCCAACGCGTGATGATTGCACAGGCGCTGGCCTGCGATCCGCAGCTGTTGATTGCCGATGAACCGACCACCGCGCTGGACGTCACCGTGCAGGCACGCATTCTGCAAATCCTGCGCGACCTGCAACAGCAGAGTGACATGGCGGTGCTGTTTATCACGCACGACATGGGCGTGGTAGCGGAAATCGCCGATCGCGTGGTCGTGATGTATCGCGGCGAGATCGTGGAGCAAGGCACCGTCGAACAGATTTTTGCCGCACCACAACACCCTTATACCCAGTCGCTGCTGGCCGCCGTACCGAAGCTGGGCGACATGCGCGATAGCCTCTGGCCGAAGCGCTTTCCTTTACTGGGACAGGCTGCCGATCCAGAAAATAGTGAGCAGGTCACCGCACGCTATGACGCTGAGCCACTGTTAGATATTCGCGGACTGAGCGTGTATTACCCCATGCGCAGTGGGATTTTATCCACTATCACCCACCACGTTCACGCGGTAGAACAGATCGATTTCAACGTCTGGCCGGGCGAAACGCTGGCTATCGTCGGGGAAAGCGGCTGCGGCAAGTCCACCACCGGACGCGCCCTGCTGCGTCTGGTACAGAGCCAAGCCGAAAGCATTCATTTTCAGGGTAACGAAATTTCCCAGATGAAAGAGCGGGATTTCCAGCCGCTGCGTCGGGAAATGCAGATGGTGTTTCAAGACCCGTACGCCTCGCTCAATCCGCGCCTGACGGTCGGCTTCACGATTGCGGAACCGCTGCTGCTGCACGGGTTGGTGAAATCGCTGGAAGAAGCCACACCACAGGTGCAGGCGCTGTTAAAAAGCGTCGGCCTACTGCCTGAGCACGCGCGTCGTTATCCGCACGAGTTTTCCGGCGGGCAGCGTCAGCGTATCGCGATTGCCCGCGCGATGGCGCTACAGCCGCAGGTCATCATTGCTGACGAAGCCGTTTCGGCGCTCGATGTGTCAATTCAGGCGCAGGTCGTCAACCTGATGATGGATCTCCAGAAGAAAACCGGCGTGTCGTGGATTTTCATCTCGCACGATATGGCCGTCGTCGAGCGCATCGCCAACCGCGTCGCGGTGATGTACCTCGGCCAGATTGTGGAGATCGGCCCGCGTCAGTCGGTGTTTAACGACCCGCAGCACCCATATACCCGCCGCCTGTTGGCCTCGGTTCCGATTGCCGATCCAACCCGTCGCGGCGCACGCCAGTTTGACGACAGCGAAATCCCCTCACCCTTGCGTAAAGCAGGCGAGGCCGTCGCCAAAACGCGCTACCGAGAGGTTGCGCCGCAGCACTGGGTCGCCGACAACGAATCGGCCGCCTGA
- a CDS encoding glutathione ABC transporter substrate-binding protein: MKPFVRRSAVALGLSLCLAAVAQAQDLRISIYADITGLDPHDTSDTLSYSIQSGIFERLFQFDNKMKLVPRLATGYTSNDTATEFVVTLREGITFQDGTPFNADAVKANLDRLADQSKGLKRNSLFNMVQTVTVLSPTQVKIELNKSFGAFVNTLAHPSAVMHSPEALKKYPDEAQLRVHPVGTGPFKFTEWQQGKDVKLVKFDNYWQKGWPKVDSVTFYPTPEDSTRVASLKSGQVDAVYPLPSDLIGTVQNDSKLAIQRDPSIYQFWLAMNNLRPPLNDIRVRQALNYAINRDIWLKVGFAGMGVPASSAMAPDVQFFARQSSPNYTYNPEKAKALLKEAGYANGLSLKLWTTNRTDYIRSAQFFKQQLEQVGIKVTVTPMDSGMRNAKLFGVKDPKDAEFDLFYNGWSPSTGDADWALRPLFATESWVPVAYNVSYYSNPVTDKAITAGLATADNDKRAAAYADAQRQIWQDAPVVFLGSPDNVVGKTKNLDGVYMLADGSLIFDQAEFK, from the coding sequence ATGAAGCCATTCGTTCGTCGCTCTGCCGTTGCCCTCGGGCTCTCACTGTGTCTGGCGGCTGTTGCCCAGGCGCAAGACCTTCGTATTTCCATCTATGCCGATATCACCGGGCTCGACCCGCACGATACCTCGGACACGCTGAGCTACTCCATTCAGAGCGGCATCTTCGAGCGTCTGTTCCAGTTCGATAATAAAATGAAGCTGGTGCCGCGTCTGGCGACGGGCTACACCAGTAATGACACCGCCACCGAGTTCGTCGTTACGCTGCGCGAAGGCATCACCTTCCAGGACGGCACCCCCTTCAACGCCGACGCCGTTAAAGCTAACCTCGACCGTCTGGCCGATCAAAGCAAAGGCTTAAAGCGCAACAGCCTGTTTAACATGGTACAAACCGTCACCGTTCTGTCGCCCACGCAGGTTAAAATCGAGCTGAACAAATCCTTCGGTGCCTTTGTCAACACGCTGGCGCACCCGTCTGCCGTTATGCACAGCCCAGAAGCGCTGAAGAAATACCCAGACGAAGCACAGTTGCGCGTGCACCCAGTCGGTACTGGCCCGTTCAAGTTCACCGAATGGCAGCAGGGTAAAGACGTGAAGCTGGTGAAATTCGACAACTACTGGCAGAAAGGCTGGCCGAAAGTCGACAGCGTGACCTTCTACCCGACGCCGGAAGATTCCACCCGCGTGGCGTCACTGAAATCCGGCCAGGTTGATGCAGTGTATCCGCTGCCTTCCGACCTGATCGGCACCGTACAAAACGACAGCAAGCTGGCGATTCAGCGCGACCCGAGTATTTATCAATTCTGGCTGGCGATGAACAACCTGCGTCCGCCGCTTAACGATATCCGCGTACGTCAGGCGCTCAACTACGCCATCAACCGCGACATCTGGCTGAAAGTCGGCTTTGCTGGCATGGGTGTTCCTGCCTCTTCTGCGATGGCACCAGACGTGCAGTTCTTCGCACGCCAAAGCTCACCGAACTACACCTATAACCCGGAAAAAGCCAAGGCGCTGCTGAAAGAAGCAGGCTACGCCAACGGCCTGAGCCTAAAACTGTGGACGACGAACCGCACCGACTACATCCGTAGCGCGCAGTTCTTCAAACAGCAGTTAGAGCAGGTCGGCATCAAGGTCACCGTCACCCCGATGGATTCCGGGATGCGTAACGCCAAACTGTTTGGTGTTAAAGATCCGAAAGACGCCGAATTTGACCTGTTCTACAACGGCTGGTCTCCGTCTACCGGTGATGCTGACTGGGCACTGCGTCCGCTGTTCGCGACAGAATCCTGGGTTCCGGTTGCGTATAACGTTTCCTACTACAGCAATCCGGTAACGGATAAAGCGATTACCGCTGGGCTGGCGACGGCCGATAACGACAAACGTGCTGCGGCTTATGCCGATGCACAGCGTCAGATTTGGCAGGATGCGCCTGTGGTCTTCCTGGGCTCGCCGGACAACGTTGTCGGCAAAACCAAGAACCTCGACGGCGTGTACATGCTGGCGGATGGCTCGCTGATCTTCGATCAGGCTGAATTTAAGTAA
- a CDS encoding ABC transporter permease gives MFAYIVRRLLEMIPVLLVVSLLVFGFIKLLPGDPARIYAGADATIEAVEAARQQLGLNDPLPQQYVHWLGGLFSGDLGVTYRTQQPVIDVISKSFMPTMWLALAGFVWSVLLGLLIGVVSALKRGKWQDWTLMSFAVGGISMPPFWLGLLLIQFVAMPFGVFSVSGFNQPSDIILPALTLGASVAAVMARFTRSAFLEVAQEDYVRTARSKGLRNRLVTWKHVMRNALIPVITMLGLQFGFLLGGSIVVESVFSWPGLGWLLIESIKTQDQPVIQALVMLFVFEFIVINLLVDLLYAVVNPAIRLR, from the coding sequence ATGTTTGCTTATATCGTCCGACGTTTGCTGGAAATGATCCCGGTTCTGCTGGTGGTCTCCCTGTTAGTGTTCGGTTTTATAAAACTGTTGCCGGGCGATCCGGCACGTATTTATGCAGGTGCTGACGCGACCATTGAGGCGGTGGAAGCCGCCCGTCAGCAGTTAGGATTGAACGACCCGCTGCCGCAGCAGTATGTCCACTGGCTCGGCGGCCTGTTCAGCGGCGATCTGGGTGTGACGTACCGCACCCAGCAACCCGTCATCGACGTCATCAGCAAGAGCTTTATGCCCACCATGTGGCTGGCGCTGGCAGGCTTTGTCTGGTCGGTGCTGCTTGGCCTGCTGATTGGCGTGGTTTCCGCGCTCAAGCGGGGGAAATGGCAGGACTGGACGCTGATGAGCTTCGCGGTCGGCGGAATTTCGATGCCGCCGTTCTGGCTCGGCCTGTTGCTGATTCAGTTTGTCGCCATGCCGTTCGGCGTCTTTTCCGTCAGCGGCTTTAATCAGCCCAGCGACATCATTCTGCCCGCGCTGACGCTCGGGGCATCGGTAGCTGCCGTTATGGCACGCTTTACCCGCTCCGCGTTTCTGGAAGTCGCACAGGAAGACTACGTCCGCACCGCGCGCTCCAAGGGGCTGCGCAATCGGCTAGTCACCTGGAAGCACGTGATGCGTAACGCGCTGATTCCAGTCATCACCATGCTTGGGCTGCAATTCGGCTTCCTGCTTGGTGGCTCCATCGTGGTTGAAAGCGTGTTTAGCTGGCCGGGTCTGGGCTGGCTGCTGATTGAATCGATCAAGACGCAGGATCAGCCAGTCATTCAGGCACTGGTGATGCTGTTCGTGTTTGAATTTATTGTCATTAATCTGTTGGTGGACCTGCTGTACGCGGTGGTCAATCCGGCGATTCGCCTACGTTAG
- a CDS encoding ABC transporter permease subunit: MNLPPEPVVAVATLDEETIRSPWRDFVQVFIRNPMALVSSGFVLLLVLVAIFAPWLAPWNPMEPDWASLASPPSAAHWMGTDDLGRDVMSRIIYGARISLYIGIFSVTLGMLVGIVLGLLAGYYGRWVDTLIMRGSDVLFAFPGMLLAIAVVAILGPGLNNVIIAVAVFSVPVFARIVRASTLSLKQAAYVEAVRCAGAPDRIVLMRHILPGTLPNVIVYFTMRIGTSILTAAGLSFIGLGPEPDVPEWGNILAMSRSLMMAGAWHVSVFPGLAIFFTVLAFNLLGDALRDTLDPKLKS; this comes from the coding sequence ATGAACCTTCCTCCAGAACCCGTCGTGGCTGTTGCCACGCTTGATGAAGAGACGATACGTTCGCCGTGGCGCGACTTCGTTCAGGTCTTTATCCGTAACCCGATGGCGCTGGTTTCCAGCGGCTTCGTCCTGCTGCTGGTACTGGTCGCCATTTTCGCCCCCTGGCTGGCACCGTGGAACCCGATGGAGCCTGACTGGGCATCACTGGCTTCACCGCCTTCAGCGGCGCACTGGATGGGTACCGACGATCTCGGGCGCGATGTGATGAGCCGTATCATCTACGGTGCACGCATCTCGTTATATATCGGCATCTTTTCCGTCACGCTGGGCATGCTGGTCGGCATCGTGCTCGGCCTGCTGGCGGGATACTACGGCCGCTGGGTGGATACGCTGATCATGCGCGGTTCCGACGTGCTGTTCGCCTTCCCCGGCATGCTGCTGGCGATTGCGGTCGTCGCGATCCTCGGCCCCGGCCTGAATAACGTGATTATCGCCGTCGCGGTCTTCAGCGTACCGGTCTTCGCCCGCATCGTGCGTGCTTCTACGCTGTCGCTGAAACAGGCGGCCTATGTGGAAGCGGTACGCTGCGCTGGTGCACCGGATCGCATTGTGCTGATGCGCCACATCCTGCCCGGCACGCTGCCTAACGTGATCGTTTATTTCACCATGCGTATCGGCACCAGTATCCTGACCGCGGCAGGCCTGAGCTTCATCGGCCTTGGCCCAGAGCCGGACGTACCAGAATGGGGCAACATTCTCGCCATGAGCCGCAGCCTGATGATGGCAGGTGCCTGGCACGTCAGCGTGTTCCCCGGTCTGGCGATTTTCTTCACCGTGCTGGCGTTTAACCTGCTTGGGGATGCGCTGCGTGATACGCTCGATCCCAAACTGAAAAGCTGA
- a CDS encoding P1 family peptidase: protein MNDYQQQLQALLLQRWKTTRQLGTPRSASGTHNSISDVAGVRVGHCTLAAGEVQTGVTAIVPPGENLFTQPLPCGTAVLNGFAKPVGLVQIEELGLLQTPILLSNTLATGTLFTALVRDAISRNPELGRTLPTVNPLALECNDGWLNDIQALAVTEHMARHALASATDSFARGSVGAGRGMSCFSLKGGIGTASRLIPELNATLGVLVLANFGTLSALTLDGVQMGDAIAPILPGLAPQQDAGSIIIIMATDAPLDARQLKRIAKRAGAGLGRLGSYWGHGSGDIAVAFSTCPQPQPPEDAQLESLLSAAADATEHAVLDAMLQADAVTGFRGHHRPTLPQALDRLAATLYP from the coding sequence ATGAACGATTATCAACAGCAGTTGCAGGCGCTATTGCTACAACGCTGGAAAACGACGCGGCAGTTGGGTACGCCGCGCTCGGCCAGCGGAACGCATAATAGCATTAGCGATGTGGCAGGCGTACGCGTCGGCCACTGCACGCTGGCTGCAGGCGAAGTGCAAACCGGCGTCACGGCGATTGTGCCGCCCGGCGAGAACCTGTTTACCCAGCCTCTGCCCTGCGGCACGGCGGTGCTGAACGGCTTCGCTAAACCCGTCGGACTGGTACAGATCGAGGAATTGGGGCTGTTGCAAACGCCCATTTTACTCAGCAACACGCTGGCCACCGGCACGCTGTTTACCGCGCTGGTGCGCGATGCCATTTCCCGCAATCCTGAACTGGGTCGCACGCTGCCGACGGTGAACCCGCTGGCGCTGGAGTGCAACGACGGCTGGCTGAACGACATTCAGGCGCTGGCGGTCACGGAACACATGGCGCGACACGCGCTGGCTAGCGCAACGGACAGCTTCGCACGCGGCAGCGTGGGTGCCGGACGCGGTATGAGCTGCTTTAGTCTGAAAGGCGGCATCGGCACCGCATCACGCCTGATTCCTGAATTGAACGCTACGCTCGGCGTGTTGGTGCTGGCAAACTTCGGCACGCTTTCCGCGCTGACGCTGGACGGCGTGCAGATGGGCGACGCCATCGCCCCTATCCTGCCGGGGCTCGCGCCACAGCAGGACGCCGGATCGATCATCATTATCATGGCGACGGATGCCCCGCTCGATGCGCGCCAGCTCAAGCGCATCGCCAAGCGTGCTGGTGCAGGATTAGGTCGGCTCGGCAGCTACTGGGGACACGGTTCCGGCGATATCGCCGTTGCATTTTCCACCTGCCCACAGCCGCAACCGCCGGAGGATGCGCAGCTTGAATCGCTGTTAAGCGCCGCCGCCGACGCGACCGAACACGCGGTGCTCGACGCCATGCTTCAGGCAGACGCCGTGACCGGTTTTCGCGGCCATCATCGCCCGACGCTGCCACAGGCGTTGGATCGGTTGGCTGCAACTCTTTATCCATAA
- a CDS encoding M55 family metallopeptidase, which yields MKVFISADIEGIAGVMRPEQCSPGTAEYQLARGLMEQEVNAAIDGAFAGGATEVVVADSHAAMVNLRAENIDARARLVQGKPRGYSMVEGLEQQQFDGLMFIGYHSAAGEFGVLSHTINGRAFYRVCINGEIMGESDIYAAAGVEQKTPLWLVSGDDTLQSWIARYYPATDYACVKRAISQHAAESLSTEQARQVIRDAAKAAVEKAHRTLNSRIQAPYRLELMVAKPVLADLFCLLPNVERLDAITVGYTAQSMREITSLLGAFSYLATTQN from the coding sequence ATGAAAGTGTTTATCTCTGCTGATATCGAAGGGATCGCTGGCGTGATGCGCCCGGAACAGTGCAGCCCCGGCACCGCAGAATACCAGTTGGCGCGCGGCCTGATGGAGCAGGAAGTGAATGCCGCGATTGACGGTGCGTTCGCGGGTGGCGCAACAGAGGTGGTAGTCGCCGACAGCCATGCGGCAATGGTCAATCTGCGCGCGGAGAACATCGACGCCCGCGCCCGACTGGTACAAGGTAAACCGCGCGGCTATTCGATGGTAGAAGGGCTGGAGCAACAACAGTTCGACGGCCTGATGTTCATCGGTTATCACAGCGCGGCAGGCGAGTTTGGCGTGTTATCGCATACCATCAATGGTCGTGCGTTCTACCGCGTGTGCATCAACGGTGAAATCATGGGCGAGAGCGACATCTACGCTGCCGCCGGTGTGGAACAGAAGACGCCACTCTGGCTGGTCAGCGGTGACGACACGCTCCAGAGCTGGATCGCCCGCTACTACCCTGCCACCGATTACGCCTGCGTCAAACGCGCCATTTCACAGCATGCGGCAGAATCCCTCAGCACCGAACAGGCCCGTCAGGTGATTCGTGACGCAGCAAAAGCGGCGGTGGAAAAAGCGCACCGGACGCTGAACTCACGGATTCAGGCGCCCTACCGTCTCGAACTGATGGTGGCAAAGCCGGTACTGGCCGATCTATTCTGTCTGCTGCCGAATGTTGAACGTTTGGATGCCATAACCGTAGGTTATACGGCGCAGAGCATGCGGGAAATCACCAGCCTGCTGGGTGCCTTCTCCTATCTGGCGACAACGCAAAACTGA
- a CDS encoding isoaspartyl peptidase/L-asparaginase family protein: MTKPVIVIHGGAGALTRSAMSAEKEQRYLAALSEIVASGQRILAENGSALDAVTEAVRLLEECPLFNAGHGSVFTHAETHELDASIMDGRSLDAGAVSCVSHIRNPILAARTVLEASPHVMFTADGAEAFAQQHGLDMVDPAFFSTDERRQQLHNAQAGSGRVILDHDGQNDPIDPDRKFGTVGAVALDSAGNLAAATSTGGMTNKQAGRVGDSPIIGAGCYANNQTVAVSCTGTGEVFMRAVAAYDVSALMEYAGLTLQQASDRVVMEKLVQMDGSGGLIAVDKAGNIALPFNSEGMYRGYGYVGEVPVADIYR; encoded by the coding sequence ATGACGAAACCCGTGATTGTGATCCACGGTGGCGCAGGTGCGCTGACCCGCTCGGCTATGAGCGCTGAAAAAGAGCAACGCTATCTGGCGGCGCTGTCCGAGATTGTCGCCAGCGGACAACGCATTCTGGCTGAAAACGGCAGCGCGTTGGATGCCGTAACGGAAGCCGTCCGTCTGTTGGAAGAGTGCCCGTTATTCAACGCCGGACACGGTTCGGTCTTCACCCACGCAGAAACCCACGAACTGGACGCCAGCATCATGGACGGACGGTCGCTGGATGCTGGCGCGGTCAGTTGCGTCAGCCATATCCGTAACCCGATTCTGGCCGCGCGTACCGTACTCGAAGCCAGCCCGCATGTGATGTTTACCGCCGACGGAGCGGAAGCCTTTGCACAACAGCACGGTCTGGACATGGTCGATCCGGCGTTTTTCTCCACCGACGAACGCCGTCAGCAGCTTCATAACGCACAGGCAGGCTCAGGCCGCGTCATCCTCGATCATGATGGTCAGAACGACCCTATCGATCCCGACCGTAAATTCGGCACCGTCGGCGCGGTAGCACTGGACAGCGCAGGTAACCTCGCGGCGGCAACCTCGACGGGCGGCATGACCAACAAACAGGCCGGACGCGTGGGTGACAGCCCCATCATCGGCGCAGGCTGCTACGCCAACAATCAGACGGTGGCGGTTTCCTGCACCGGCACCGGGGAAGTCTTCATGCGTGCCGTCGCCGCCTATGATGTTTCTGCGCTGATGGAATACGCCGGACTGACGCTACAGCAGGCCAGCGATCGCGTAGTCATGGAGAAACTCGTGCAAATGGACGGCAGCGGCGGGCTGATTGCCGTCGATAAAGCAGGCAACATCGCCCTGCCATTTAACAGCGAAGGCATGTACCGCGGCTATGGCTACGTGGGAGAAGTTCCCGTCGCCGATATTTATCGCTAA
- a CDS encoding LysR family transcriptional regulator, with product MRLRHIEIFQAIVQAGTISGAARLLNVSQPNVSRVLNHAEQQLGFSLFERRTQGMIATEEGLRLIPKVQELFSHLQSISSLTEQIKTSKAHSVRLGAAHAFGQMIVAPTLVEFHKQAASVNVELVTEHFSTLCQNILQNQLDFALIFGQQVPSELLAEPLFQSTMVALLPKDSPINGPVSLEWLCNNNLLMMQHQDPLGQVVHRALRDKALQPAASLYIKTYSVIADMVLAGGGTGIVDLFTACRYADQLKIVPIDQPLPFEVTLISRRDNPQSQATLQLKQMMKNRCRDIARQNEALLYAA from the coding sequence ATGCGATTACGCCATATTGAAATCTTCCAGGCCATTGTTCAGGCAGGTACCATCAGCGGCGCGGCCCGTTTACTCAATGTCTCGCAACCGAACGTCAGCCGGGTACTGAACCACGCAGAGCAGCAGCTCGGTTTTTCCCTGTTTGAACGTCGCACACAGGGAATGATCGCCACCGAAGAAGGGCTGCGCCTGATACCGAAAGTGCAGGAGCTTTTCAGCCATCTGCAAAGCATCAGTTCGCTCACCGAACAAATCAAAACCAGCAAGGCCCACTCCGTACGGCTGGGTGCAGCGCACGCATTCGGGCAAATGATCGTGGCCCCAACGCTGGTGGAGTTTCATAAGCAGGCAGCCTCGGTTAACGTCGAACTGGTTACCGAACACTTCAGCACGCTGTGCCAGAACATCCTGCAAAACCAGCTCGATTTCGCACTGATCTTTGGTCAGCAGGTGCCGTCCGAACTGCTGGCAGAACCGCTGTTCCAGTCCACGATGGTTGCCCTGCTGCCGAAAGACAGCCCGATAAACGGCCCTGTCTCGCTGGAATGGCTGTGCAACAACAATCTGCTGATGATGCAGCATCAGGACCCGCTCGGTCAGGTGGTACACCGCGCCCTGCGCGACAAAGCGCTACAGCCGGCGGCGTCGCTCTACATCAAAACCTACTCGGTGATTGCCGACATGGTGCTGGCGGGCGGCGGTACGGGCATCGTCGATCTCTTTACCGCCTGTCGCTACGCCGACCAGCTCAAGATTGTCCCTATCGACCAGCCGCTGCCTTTTGAAGTCACGCTGATCAGCCGCCGCGACAACCCACAGTCACAGGCGACACTGCAACTAAAACAGATGATGAAAAACCGCTGTCGCGACATCGCCAGACAGAACGAAGCCTTACTTTACGCCGCCTGA
- a CDS encoding YicC/YloC family endoribonuclease: MIRSMTAYARREIKGNWGSAAWELRSVNQRYLETYLRLPEQFRSLEPVARERIRARLTRGKIECNLRFELDPSAQSALILNEKLAKQLVNAANWVKMQSDEGEINPVDILRWPGVMLAEEQDLDAISAELLTALEGALDDFIAARESEGNALKGMIEQRLAGVSAEVVKVRAQMPNILLWQRERLQSKLEDAQVQLENNRLEQELVLMAQRVDVAEELDRLDAHVKETYKILKKEEAVGRRLDFMMQEFNRESNTLASKSINADVTASAIELKVLIEQMREQIQNIE; the protein is encoded by the coding sequence ATGATTCGCAGCATGACCGCTTACGCCCGCCGAGAGATCAAGGGCAACTGGGGAAGCGCAGCCTGGGAACTGCGTTCCGTTAACCAGCGCTATCTGGAAACCTATCTTCGTTTACCGGAACAATTCCGCAGCCTCGAACCTGTGGCGCGTGAGCGCATCCGCGCCCGCTTAACCCGTGGAAAAATCGAATGCAACCTGCGTTTTGAGCTCGACCCGAGTGCGCAAAGTGCGCTGATCCTGAACGAAAAGCTGGCGAAACAGCTGGTTAATGCCGCTAACTGGGTCAAGATGCAGAGCGACGAAGGGGAAATCAACCCAGTTGATATCCTGCGCTGGCCCGGCGTGATGTTGGCGGAAGAGCAGGATCTGGACGCCATCAGCGCCGAACTGCTGACCGCGCTAGAAGGCGCGTTAGATGATTTCATCGCCGCCCGCGAAAGCGAAGGCAACGCGTTGAAAGGGATGATCGAACAGCGTCTGGCGGGCGTCAGCGCCGAAGTCGTCAAAGTTCGTGCCCAGATGCCAAACATCCTGCTCTGGCAGCGCGAACGCCTGCAAAGCAAGCTGGAAGATGCGCAAGTACAGCTGGAAAATAACCGTCTGGAACAGGAACTGGTTCTGATGGCACAGCGCGTCGACGTCGCCGAAGAACTCGACCGCCTCGACGCTCACGTCAAAGAAACCTACAAAATCCTGAAAAAAGAAGAAGCCGTCGGCCGCCGCCTCGACTTCATGATGCAGGAATTCAACCGCGAATCGAACACGCTGGCCTCGAAATCCATCAACGCCGACGTCACCGCGTCAGCCATTGAGTTGAAAGTGCTGATCGAGCAAATGCGGGAACAGATTCAGAATATCGAGTAA
- a CDS encoding IS1 family transposase (programmed frameshift), whose amino-acid sequence MATVTVHCPRCHSDEIYRHGRSTSQHERFRCRSCKRVFQLTYTYEARKPRVKEQIVDMAHNGSGVRDTARTLKIGINTVIRGFKKLAPQRITSFPVAHADVALICELDEQWAFVGSKAVQHWLWYAYNIKTGGVLAYTFGPRNDETCRERLALLTPFSIGMITSDGWGNYARDVPKEKHLTGKIFTQRIERNNLTLRTRIKRLARKTICFSHSIEVHEKVVGSFIERYMFY is encoded by the exons GTGGCTACCGTTACCGTCCATTGTCCCCGATGCCATTCAGATGAAATTTATCGCCATGGTCGTAGTACTTCACAACACGAGCGCTTTCGGTGTCGGTCATGTAAACGTGTTTTCCAGTTGACCTACACCTATGAAGCGCGGAAGCCGAGAGTCAAAGAACAAATCGTTGATATGGCGCATAACGGTTCCGGTGTGCGCGATACCGCCAGAACGCTGAAGATAGGCATCAACACCGTCATACGTG GCTTTAAAAAACTCGCTCCCCAGCGCATAACTTCTTTTCCGGTCGCTCACGCCGACGTCGCCCTTATCTGTGAACTTGATGAGCAGTGGGCCTTTGTTGGCAGTAAAGCCGTGCAACACTGGCTCTGGTACGCTTACAACATTAAAACTGGCGGTGTTCTGGCTTATACGTTCGGGCCGCGAAACGATGAAACTTGCCGTGAACGGCTGGCTCTGCTCACGCCCTTCAGCATTGGCATGATAACCAGCGACGGCTGGGGCAACTATGCGAGAGATGTGCCGAAGGAGAAGCACCTGACAGGTAAAATTTTTACACAGCGCATTGAGCGTAACAATCTGACGCTCCGTACCCGCATCAAGCGTCTGGCACGCAAAACGATTTGCTTCTCACACTCAATTGAGGTTCACGAGAAAGTCGTCGGTTCCTTCATCGAAAGATACATGTTCTACTAA